A window from Mesorhizobium sp. WSM2240 encodes these proteins:
- a CDS encoding CAP domain-containing protein, protein MPDSYIPAIGRRLVPMAALCATLALSACQTGGSVGDSGGASVSGVSYLTEIRTSHGLPPLAYDARLEKAALQQAAYMARSGRMEHTTGWGKDFGRRMKKNGVDAPAAENIAQGRMDMEKLFSMWLNSSGHRRNMLDPRFNRFGLAYAGEADGRKYWALVVGK, encoded by the coding sequence ATGCCGGATTCCTACATTCCCGCCATCGGGCGGCGGCTTGTTCCGATGGCGGCTCTCTGCGCGACGCTCGCGCTTTCGGCCTGCCAGACCGGCGGATCCGTCGGCGACAGCGGCGGCGCGTCGGTGTCCGGCGTTTCCTATCTCACCGAGATCCGCACCTCGCACGGCCTGCCGCCTCTCGCCTATGATGCGCGGTTGGAAAAGGCGGCGCTGCAGCAGGCCGCCTATATGGCGCGGTCGGGCCGCATGGAGCACACCACCGGCTGGGGCAAGGATTTCGGCCGTCGCATGAAGAAGAACGGCGTCGATGCTCCCGCGGCAGAAAACATCGCCCAGGGCCGCATGGACATGGAGAAGCTGTTCTCCATGTGGCTGAACTCCTCCGGCCACCGCCGCAACATGCTCGACCCGCGCTTCAACCGCTTCGGCCTGGCCTATGCCGGCGAGGCGGACGGCCGCAAATACTGGGCGCTGGTCGTCGGGAAGTGA
- a CDS encoding LysR substrate-binding domain-containing protein — protein MSFTRAADELGMTQAAVSYQVKVLEERFGAALFLRRPRQVALTEAGQRLAPAITEAFETIASAWASGRSGAQGTLSISTVQTFASHWLAQHLGSFQMAHPTLAVRLDTSPRFVDFAQQEVDVAIRAGGGKWPGLETHLLMYTDFTPMLSPKLAESIGGVKEPADLLRLPIVDPDDPWWTQWLTEAGVPTDGLANRTRSRMGSQSLEAGVAIAGGGVAMLTPAFFAADLAAGRLLQPFDLVCNDGHAYWLAYPEARRNAPKVSAFRTWILAEMKAFLGEIRE, from the coding sequence ATGAGCTTCACCAGGGCCGCGGACGAGCTCGGCATGACGCAGGCGGCAGTCAGCTATCAGGTGAAGGTTTTGGAGGAGCGGTTCGGCGCAGCGCTTTTCTTGCGCCGGCCGCGCCAGGTCGCGCTGACGGAAGCGGGCCAGCGGCTCGCGCCCGCGATCACCGAGGCGTTCGAGACGATCGCCTCCGCCTGGGCCTCCGGCCGCAGCGGCGCGCAGGGCACGTTGTCGATCAGCACTGTCCAGACCTTTGCGTCGCACTGGCTGGCCCAGCACCTCGGCTCGTTCCAGATGGCGCATCCAACGCTTGCCGTGCGCCTCGACACCTCGCCGCGTTTCGTCGATTTCGCGCAGCAGGAAGTCGACGTGGCGATCCGCGCCGGCGGCGGCAAATGGCCGGGGCTGGAGACGCATTTGCTGATGTACACAGACTTCACGCCGATGCTCAGTCCAAAACTCGCCGAAAGCATAGGCGGCGTGAAAGAGCCGGCCGACCTTCTACGGCTGCCGATCGTCGATCCCGACGACCCGTGGTGGACACAATGGCTGACCGAGGCGGGCGTGCCCACCGACGGACTGGCCAACCGGACGCGCAGCCGCATGGGCTCGCAGTCGCTCGAGGCCGGCGTGGCGATCGCCGGCGGCGGCGTCGCCATGCTGACGCCCGCCTTCTTCGCCGCCGACCTTGCCGCCGGACGGCTTCTCCAGCCCTTCGACCTCGTCTGCAATGACGGCCACGCCTATTGGCTTGCCTATCCCGAGGCGCGCCGCAACGCTCCGAAGGTCAGCGCCTTCCGCACCTGGATTCTGGCCGAGATGAAGGCGTTTCTGGGCGAGATTCGCGAATGA
- a CDS encoding sugar ABC transporter substrate-binding protein, translated as MRLTTLILGLCSASALAFAAHAESITIATVNNGDMIRMQKLTDDFTAKNPDIQLQWVTLEENVLRERVTTDIATKGGQYDVMTIGTYEVPIWAKQGWLLPLENLGADYDVGDIIPAIAGGLTVDGKLYAAPFYGESSFIMYRKDLMEKAGLTMPDAPTWEFIADAARKMTDRAADINGICLRGKAGWGENMAFLTATSNSFGARWFDENWVPQFDQPEWKNTLDFYVNLMKDAGPSGASSNGFNENLALFQQGKCGMWIDATVAASFVSNPKDSTVADKVGYALAPDNGLGKRGNWLWAWSLAVPAGTQKADAAQKFISWATSKDYLALVAEKEGWANVPPGTRTSLYENPEYQKAAPFAKMTLDSINAADPTKPTVKPVPYTGVQFVAIPEFQGLGTTVGQLFSAALAGQMTVDDALAQAQSVATREMTRGGYIK; from the coding sequence ATGAGACTGACCACGCTCATTCTGGGCTTATGCTCCGCAAGCGCGCTTGCGTTTGCCGCTCACGCCGAATCCATCACCATCGCCACTGTCAACAATGGCGACATGATCCGGATGCAGAAGCTGACGGACGATTTCACCGCCAAGAACCCCGACATACAGCTGCAATGGGTGACGCTCGAGGAGAACGTGCTGCGCGAGCGCGTGACCACCGACATCGCCACCAAGGGCGGCCAGTACGACGTGATGACCATCGGCACCTATGAGGTTCCGATCTGGGCCAAGCAGGGCTGGCTGCTGCCGCTGGAAAATCTCGGCGCGGACTATGACGTCGGCGACATCATCCCGGCCATCGCCGGCGGCCTGACCGTGGACGGCAAGCTCTACGCCGCGCCGTTCTACGGCGAGAGTTCATTCATTATGTACCGCAAGGACCTGATGGAAAAGGCCGGGCTCACCATGCCCGACGCGCCGACCTGGGAGTTCATCGCCGACGCCGCCCGCAAGATGACCGACCGCGCCGCCGACATCAACGGCATCTGCCTGCGCGGCAAGGCCGGCTGGGGCGAGAACATGGCGTTCCTGACCGCCACCTCGAACTCGTTCGGCGCGCGCTGGTTCGACGAGAACTGGGTTCCGCAGTTCGATCAGCCGGAATGGAAGAATACGCTCGACTTCTACGTCAACCTGATGAAGGACGCTGGTCCTTCCGGCGCTTCCTCCAACGGCTTCAACGAGAATCTGGCGCTGTTCCAGCAGGGCAAATGCGGCATGTGGATCGACGCGACCGTCGCGGCTTCCTTCGTGTCCAACCCGAAGGATTCGACGGTGGCCGACAAGGTGGGCTATGCGCTCGCCCCCGACAACGGTCTCGGCAAGCGCGGCAATTGGCTGTGGGCATGGTCGCTGGCGGTTCCGGCCGGCACGCAAAAGGCGGACGCCGCGCAGAAGTTCATCTCCTGGGCGACCAGCAAGGACTATCTGGCGCTGGTGGCCGAGAAGGAAGGCTGGGCCAACGTGCCGCCCGGCACCCGCACCTCACTCTACGAGAACCCGGAATACCAGAAGGCCGCGCCCTTCGCCAAGATGACGCTGGATTCGATCAACGCCGCCGACCCGACCAAGCCGACGGTGAAGCCCGTGCCCTATACCGGCGTGCAGTTCGTCGCCATCCCCGAATTCCAGGGTCTCGGCACGACGGTTGGCCAGCTGTTTTCGGCCGCACTTGCCGGGCAGATGACGGTCGACGACGCGCTTGCCCAGGCGCAGTCGGTGGCGACGCGGGAAATGACCCGCGGCGGCTATATCAAATAG
- a CDS encoding sugar ABC transporter permease, with protein MATRQTGTLARFMMAPSVILLLVWMTVPLAMTLWFSFLNYNLLNPANVSFAGLFNYQYFYTDPAFFQSIWNTLLIVVGVLLITVIGGIALALLLDQPIFGQGIVRILVISPFFVMPPVAALVWKNMIMHPGYGVSADISRFFGAQPVDWFAQYPLFSIIVIVAWQWLPFATLILLTALQSLDGEQKEAAEMDGANFVNRFIYLTLPHMARAITVVILIQTIFLLGVYAEILVTTNGGPGYATTNLPFLIYRTALLGYDVGGASAGGVIAVVLANIVAFFLMRAVGKNLDR; from the coding sequence ATGGCCACGCGACAGACCGGCACGCTAGCGCGCTTCATGATGGCGCCGTCGGTGATCCTGCTGCTCGTCTGGATGACCGTGCCGCTGGCGATGACGCTGTGGTTCTCGTTCCTGAACTACAATCTGCTCAACCCGGCCAATGTCAGCTTCGCCGGCCTGTTCAACTACCAGTATTTCTACACCGACCCGGCCTTCTTCCAGTCGATCTGGAATACGCTTCTGATCGTGGTCGGGGTCCTGCTGATCACCGTCATCGGCGGCATAGCGCTGGCGCTGCTGCTCGACCAGCCGATCTTCGGCCAGGGAATCGTGCGCATATTGGTGATCTCGCCGTTCTTCGTCATGCCGCCGGTGGCGGCACTCGTGTGGAAGAACATGATCATGCACCCCGGCTATGGCGTCTCCGCCGACATATCCCGGTTCTTCGGGGCGCAGCCGGTCGACTGGTTCGCCCAGTATCCGCTGTTTTCGATCATCGTCATCGTCGCCTGGCAGTGGCTGCCCTTCGCCACGTTGATCCTGCTCACCGCGCTGCAGTCGCTCGACGGTGAGCAGAAGGAAGCGGCCGAGATGGACGGCGCGAATTTCGTCAACCGTTTCATCTATCTGACGCTGCCGCACATGGCCCGCGCCATCACGGTGGTCATCCTGATCCAGACCATCTTCCTGCTCGGGGTCTATGCCGAGATCCTCGTCACCACCAATGGCGGTCCGGGCTACGCCACGACCAACCTGCCCTTCCTGATCTACCGCACCGCGCTGCTCGGCTACGATGTCGGCGGGGCTTCGGCGGGCGGGGTCATCGCCGTCGTCCTGGCCAACATCGTCGCCTTCTTCCTGATGCGTGCGGTCGGCAAGAATCTGGATAGGTAG
- a CDS encoding carbohydrate ABC transporter permease, which translates to MARAVSTRRKAAFTAAAWLVAFVIFFPILYTILTSFKTEPEAIAGFSLVPSWTVENYVEVQTQRDYFKPFMNSVIISVGSTLLALLVAIPAAWSMAFSPTKRTKDILMWMLSTKMMPAVAVLVPIYLILRDTGLLDTRIGLTIMLTLINLPIVVWMLYTYFREIPGEILEASRMDGASLLNEIVYVLTPMAIPGIASTMLLNIILAWNEAFWTIRLTTTNAAPLTAFIASFSSPQGLFWAKLSAASTLAIAPILIMGWFSQRQLVRGLTFGAVK; encoded by the coding sequence ATGGCGCGCGCAGTCTCGACCCGACGCAAGGCAGCTTTCACCGCCGCCGCATGGCTGGTGGCGTTCGTGATCTTTTTCCCGATCCTCTACACGATCCTGACCTCGTTCAAGACCGAGCCCGAAGCGATCGCCGGGTTCAGCCTGGTCCCAAGCTGGACCGTCGAGAACTATGTCGAGGTGCAGACGCAGCGCGACTATTTCAAGCCGTTCATGAACTCGGTGATCATCTCGGTCGGCTCGACGCTGCTGGCGCTGCTGGTCGCCATACCCGCCGCCTGGTCGATGGCGTTTTCGCCGACGAAGCGGACCAAGGACATATTGATGTGGATGCTGTCCACCAAGATGATGCCGGCGGTGGCCGTGCTGGTGCCGATCTACCTGATCCTCCGCGACACCGGCCTGCTCGACACCCGCATCGGCCTGACCATCATGCTGACGCTGATCAACCTGCCGATCGTGGTGTGGATGCTCTACACCTATTTCCGCGAGATCCCCGGCGAGATCCTCGAGGCCTCGCGCATGGACGGCGCCTCGCTATTGAACGAAATCGTCTATGTGCTGACGCCGATGGCTATCCCCGGCATCGCCTCGACCATGCTGCTCAACATTATTCTCGCCTGGAACGAGGCGTTCTGGACGATCCGCCTGACGACGACCAACGCCGCCCCGCTGACGGCCTTCATCGCCTCGTTCTCCAGCCCGCAGGGGCTGTTCTGGGCGAAGCTGTCGGCGGCTTCGACGCTGGCCATCGCGCCGATCCTGATCATGGGCTGGTTCTCGCAGCGGCAATTGGTGCGCGGCCTGACCTTCGGCGCCGTCAAATAG
- a CDS encoding ABC transporter ATP-binding protein — protein MGQITLKKVSKSFGATVIIPEIDLTIEDGEFVVFVGPSGCGKSTLLRLIAGLEDTSAGAIVIDGRDVTGEAPAKRKLAMVFQSYALYPHMTVAKNIAFPLKMAGEDKAVIDRKVAEAARILNLTNYLDRRPGQLSGGQRQRVAIGRAIVRQPSAFLFDEPLSNLDAALRGTMRLEISELHHQLKTTMIYVTHDQVEAMTMADKIVVLNAGNIEQVGSPMELYKTPKNLFVAGFIGSPKMNLINGAVAAKQGAATIGIRPEHMQISTSAGEWKATVGVAEHLGSDTFLHVNADGVGPLTVRADGEISVRHGDTVFLTPDPTKLHRFSEDGRAM, from the coding sequence ATGGGCCAGATCACGCTGAAAAAAGTGTCGAAATCCTTCGGGGCGACGGTGATCATTCCGGAGATCGACCTGACCATCGAGGATGGTGAGTTCGTCGTCTTCGTCGGCCCGTCGGGCTGCGGCAAGTCCACGCTTCTGCGGCTGATCGCCGGGCTGGAGGACACCAGCGCCGGCGCGATCGTCATCGACGGTCGCGACGTCACCGGCGAGGCGCCGGCCAAACGCAAGCTGGCGATGGTGTTCCAGTCCTACGCCCTCTATCCCCACATGACGGTGGCGAAGAACATCGCCTTCCCGCTGAAGATGGCCGGCGAGGACAAGGCGGTGATCGACCGCAAGGTGGCGGAGGCGGCGCGCATCCTCAACCTCACCAATTATCTCGACCGGCGGCCGGGGCAGCTTTCCGGCGGCCAGCGCCAGCGCGTCGCCATCGGCCGCGCCATCGTGCGCCAGCCTTCGGCCTTCCTGTTTGACGAGCCGCTGTCCAACCTCGACGCGGCATTGCGCGGGACGATGCGGCTGGAGATCAGCGAACTTCACCACCAGCTCAAGACGACGATGATCTACGTCACCCACGACCAGGTCGAGGCGATGACCATGGCCGACAAGATCGTGGTGCTGAACGCCGGCAATATCGAGCAGGTCGGCTCGCCGATGGAGCTCTACAAGACGCCGAAGAACCTGTTCGTGGCGGGCTTCATCGGCTCGCCGAAGATGAACCTGATCAACGGCGCAGTCGCTGCCAAACAAGGTGCTGCGACGATCGGCATCCGCCCCGAGCACATGCAGATTTCGACCAGTGCGGGCGAATGGAAGGCGACGGTCGGCGTCGCCGAGCATCTCGGCTCGGACACCTTCCTGCATGTCAACGCCGACGGGGTCGGGCCGCTGACCGTGCGCGCCGACGGCGAAATCTCGGTGCGCCACGGCGACACGGTTTTCCTGACGCCCGATCCAACAAAACTGCACCGGTTCAGCGAAGACGGGAGAGCCATGTGA
- a CDS encoding L-iditol 2-dehydrogenase, which yields MTKRLAGKSALITGAARGIGRAFAEAYVREGATVCIGDINLDAAMKAADEIGEAAYAVSLDVTDLSSIDAAVKAVENRAGGLDILINNAALFDAAPIVEIAKASYDRLFSVNVAGTLFMMQAAARSMIAAGRGGKIINMASQAGRRGEALVAVYCATKAAVISLTQSAGLDLIKHGINVNAIAPGVVDGEHWDGVDALFAKYENRPRGEKKRLVGEAVPFGRMGRAEDLTGMAVFLASAEAEYIVAQTYNVDGGNWMS from the coding sequence GTGACGAAGAGATTAGCCGGCAAATCGGCGCTGATAACGGGCGCTGCGCGCGGCATAGGCCGCGCCTTCGCCGAGGCCTATGTGCGGGAGGGCGCGACTGTCTGCATCGGCGACATCAACCTGGATGCGGCGATGAAGGCTGCCGACGAGATCGGCGAGGCGGCCTACGCGGTCAGCCTCGACGTCACCGACCTTTCCTCGATCGATGCGGCAGTGAAGGCGGTAGAGAACAGAGCGGGCGGGCTCGATATACTGATCAACAATGCGGCCCTGTTCGACGCCGCGCCCATCGTGGAGATCGCCAAGGCGAGCTACGACCGGCTGTTTTCGGTCAATGTCGCCGGCACGCTGTTCATGATGCAGGCCGCGGCCCGCTCGATGATTGCCGCTGGCCGGGGCGGGAAAATCATCAACATGGCGAGCCAGGCGGGGCGGCGAGGCGAGGCGCTGGTGGCGGTCTATTGCGCGACCAAGGCCGCCGTCATCTCGCTGACCCAGTCGGCGGGACTCGACCTCATCAAGCACGGCATCAACGTCAACGCCATCGCGCCGGGCGTCGTCGACGGCGAGCACTGGGACGGCGTCGACGCGCTGTTCGCCAAATACGAGAACCGGCCGCGGGGCGAGAAGAAGCGTCTGGTCGGCGAAGCCGTGCCGTTCGGCCGCATGGGCAGGGCGGAAGATCTGACCGGCATGGCGGTTTTCCTAGCCAGCGCCGAGGCCGAATACATCGTCGCGCAGACCTACAATGTCGACGGCGGCAACTGGATGAGCTGA
- a CDS encoding mannitol dehydrogenase family protein, which translates to MIIKLSADALTKLPPNVARLRYDRTDLTPGILHFGVGNFHRAHQAVYLDDLFNAGIDRDWALVGAGVFEDERAGREKLASQDFLTTVVEQDDGHMQARVTGAMVDFLVPGDSAAIIRRLADPAIRIVSLTITEGGYFIDPASGKFNPAYPAIVADAAEIDRPSTVFGIILAGLKQRRQAGAPPFTVMSCDNIPHNGHVTADAIIGLARIADEGLADWVSENVAFPNGMVDRITPATTDRERSLLAEKFGVDDHWPVFCEPFRQWVLEDNFPAGRPALEKVGVQFVDDVSPFELMKIRILNGGHATIAYPAGLMDIHFVHEAMQEPLVRAFLAKLERDEIIPTVPPVPGVVLEEYFELIERRFSNPKIGDTVRRLCLDGSNRQPKFIIPTIADRLKAGTGVEGLALESALWCRYCFGTTESGAEIATNDPNWDRLLTTARAARADPAAWLAMEDIYGQVGRSPVFSAAFADALKALWREGTRETLRRYLEGGL; encoded by the coding sequence ATGATCATAAAACTTTCCGCCGATGCTCTGACAAAGCTCCCCCCAAACGTAGCGCGCCTGCGGTACGACCGCACCGACCTCACTCCCGGCATCCTGCATTTCGGCGTCGGCAATTTCCATCGCGCGCACCAGGCGGTCTATCTCGACGATTTGTTCAACGCCGGCATCGACCGCGATTGGGCGCTGGTCGGGGCGGGGGTTTTCGAGGACGAGAGAGCGGGGCGCGAAAAGCTCGCGAGCCAGGATTTCCTGACCACGGTGGTCGAACAGGACGACGGCCACATGCAGGCGCGGGTGACCGGCGCGATGGTCGATTTTCTCGTCCCCGGCGACAGCGCCGCCATCATCCGCCGTCTCGCCGATCCCGCGATCCGTATCGTTTCGCTAACCATCACCGAGGGCGGCTATTTCATCGATCCGGCTTCGGGGAAATTCAATCCGGCGTATCCCGCGATCGTTGCCGACGCGGCTGAGATCGACCGGCCGTCCACCGTGTTCGGCATCATCCTGGCCGGACTGAAGCAGCGTCGGCAGGCAGGAGCGCCGCCCTTCACGGTCATGTCGTGCGACAACATCCCTCACAACGGCCACGTCACCGCCGACGCGATCATCGGCTTGGCACGGATCGCCGATGAGGGCCTGGCTGACTGGGTAAGCGAGAACGTCGCCTTTCCCAACGGCATGGTCGACCGCATCACGCCGGCCACGACCGACCGCGAGCGCTCTCTATTGGCCGAAAAATTCGGCGTCGACGACCATTGGCCGGTGTTCTGCGAGCCGTTTCGGCAATGGGTGCTGGAGGACAATTTTCCGGCCGGCCGGCCGGCGCTGGAGAAGGTCGGCGTGCAGTTCGTCGACGACGTCTCGCCCTTCGAGCTTATGAAGATCCGTATTCTGAATGGCGGCCACGCGACGATCGCCTATCCGGCCGGGCTGATGGACATCCATTTCGTGCACGAGGCGATGCAGGAGCCGCTGGTTCGGGCATTTTTGGCCAAGCTCGAGCGCGACGAGATCATCCCGACTGTGCCGCCGGTGCCGGGCGTGGTGCTGGAGGAATATTTCGAGCTCATCGAACGGCGATTTTCCAACCCGAAGATCGGTGACACGGTGCGGCGGCTCTGCCTCGACGGCTCAAACCGGCAGCCCAAATTCATCATCCCGACCATCGCCGACCGGCTGAAGGCGGGCACGGGCGTGGAGGGGCTGGCGCTCGAATCAGCTCTGTGGTGCCGCTACTGTTTCGGAACCACCGAATCCGGCGCCGAGATCGCGACCAACGATCCGAATTGGGACCGGTTGCTGACGACCGCCCGCGCGGCACGGGCCGATCCCGCCGCCTGGCTTGCCATGGAGGACATTTACGGCCAGGTCGGCCGCTCGCCGGTTTTTTCGGCGGCGTTCGCCGACGCGCTGAAGGCGCTATGGCGGGAGGGTACGCGAGAGACGCTGAGGAGGTATTTGGAGGGTGGCTTATGA
- a CDS encoding SDR family oxidoreductase: MNLGLNGKVAVITGASVGIGLGVAEAFAREGANLVMAARGEERLAAEAARIAREHGVTALPVACDVATVEGAAALIEAARQKFGGADILINNAGTGSNETIMETADDKWQAYWELHVMAAVRLARGFVPMMRARGGGAILHNASICAVQPLWYEPIYNVTKAALLMFSKNLANEVIKDNIRVNTVNPGLILTPDWAKTAKQLTADSGGDWEGYLQSVADENAPIRRFGTVEELANFFVFLCSDRASYAVGSTYHVDGGMLRTV, encoded by the coding sequence ATGAACCTCGGACTGAATGGAAAGGTCGCCGTCATCACCGGCGCGAGCGTCGGCATCGGGCTCGGCGTAGCCGAGGCCTTCGCCAGGGAAGGCGCGAACCTAGTGATGGCCGCGCGCGGCGAAGAGCGCCTTGCCGCCGAGGCCGCACGGATTGCGCGCGAGCATGGCGTCACTGCTCTTCCGGTCGCCTGCGACGTGGCGACGGTCGAAGGCGCCGCCGCCCTGATCGAAGCGGCGCGGCAAAAATTCGGCGGCGCGGATATTCTCATCAACAATGCCGGCACCGGCTCCAACGAGACGATCATGGAAACCGCGGACGACAAGTGGCAGGCCTATTGGGAACTGCATGTGATGGCGGCGGTGCGGCTGGCGCGCGGCTTCGTGCCGATGATGCGTGCGCGGGGCGGAGGAGCCATACTTCACAACGCCTCGATCTGCGCCGTGCAGCCGCTGTGGTACGAGCCGATCTACAACGTCACCAAGGCGGCGCTGCTGATGTTTTCAAAAAACCTCGCCAATGAGGTGATCAAGGACAATATCCGCGTCAACACGGTCAATCCCGGGCTGATCCTGACGCCAGATTGGGCGAAAACTGCCAAGCAATTGACCGCCGACAGCGGCGGCGACTGGGAAGGCTACCTGCAATCCGTCGCCGACGAGAACGCGCCGATCAGGCGTTTCGGCACGGTCGAGGAACTGGCCAACTTTTTTGTCTTCCTGTGCTCGGACCGGGCAAGCTACGCGGTCGGATCCACCTACCATGTCGACGGCGGCATGTTGAGAACGGTTTGA
- a CDS encoding LysE family translocator: MTPEYLLTSMIVILLPGTGVLYTLAFGLSRGWSASVLAAIGCTLGIVPHIAASIAGLAALLHTSALAFQIVKYLGVAYLFYMAWGVMRDGGALQISERHAALSPARIIASGFMLNILNPKLSLFFLAFLPQFVPANTPNPTSTMLGLAGVFMALTFIVFVGYGAFASATRRYVISRPSVLAWLRRGFAGAFAALGLRLALSDR; this comes from the coding sequence ATGACACCCGAATACCTGCTGACCTCAATGATCGTCATTCTCCTGCCGGGCACTGGCGTGCTCTACACGCTGGCCTTCGGGCTGAGCCGGGGCTGGAGCGCCAGCGTGCTCGCGGCAATCGGCTGCACGCTCGGCATCGTCCCGCATATAGCGGCCAGCATCGCCGGGCTGGCGGCGCTGCTGCACACCAGCGCGCTGGCCTTCCAGATCGTCAAGTATCTCGGCGTCGCCTACCTGTTCTACATGGCCTGGGGCGTGATGCGGGATGGCGGCGCGCTGCAGATTTCCGAACGCCACGCGGCGCTATCGCCGGCAAGGATCATCGCCAGCGGCTTCATGCTGAACATCCTCAACCCGAAGCTGTCGTTGTTCTTCCTGGCCTTCCTGCCGCAATTCGTGCCGGCGAACACGCCGAACCCGACCTCCACCATGCTGGGACTGGCGGGCGTGTTCATGGCGCTCACCTTCATCGTCTTCGTCGGCTATGGCGCGTTCGCCTCGGCGACAAGGCGCTACGTCATTTCAAGGCCCAGCGTGCTTGCCTGGCTGCGGCGCGGTTTCGCCGGCGCCTTTGCCGCGCTGGGGTTGCGGCTGGCGCTTTCCGACCGGTGA
- a CDS encoding AraC family transcriptional regulator, translating to MAKRQFKMRRCLIAGVDAVEAETRHAFPRHTHEQFGIGVIHRGAQKSLSGRGMVEAGAGDTITVNPGEVHDGAPIGDAGRSWRMLYFDPPLIADAARDLSQGRTSTFEFAQPVIADARIAARFGALFSAVTAGGAEAATPVETAKAVAREERLLMLLAEVMRGDVDRDRSVPDAISMARSRIDDDPTATVTLSDLARDSGLSRFQLLRAFARATGLTPHAYLVQRRVDAARRLIRRGTPLAEAAAACGFSDQSHMTRIFTRKYGISPGAYAEAVN from the coding sequence GTGGCAAAGCGCCAATTCAAAATGCGCCGGTGCCTGATCGCCGGCGTGGATGCGGTGGAGGCGGAGACGCGCCACGCTTTTCCGCGCCATACGCACGAGCAGTTCGGGATAGGCGTTATCCATCGCGGCGCGCAGAAGTCTCTGAGCGGGCGCGGCATGGTGGAGGCCGGCGCCGGAGACACGATCACCGTCAATCCCGGCGAAGTGCATGACGGCGCTCCGATCGGTGATGCCGGCCGCTCATGGCGCATGCTCTATTTCGACCCTCCGCTGATCGCGGACGCCGCCCGCGACCTAAGCCAGGGGAGGACAAGCACGTTCGAATTCGCCCAGCCCGTCATTGCGGACGCCCGCATCGCAGCCCGCTTCGGCGCGCTGTTTTCGGCCGTGACGGCCGGCGGAGCGGAAGCAGCGACGCCAGTCGAAACAGCAAAGGCGGTCGCGCGGGAGGAACGGCTGCTGATGCTGCTGGCGGAGGTGATGCGTGGGGATGTCGATCGTGACCGGTCCGTTCCCGACGCGATTTCCATGGCCCGCAGCCGCATCGACGACGATCCAACGGCAACCGTGACGCTTTCGGACCTGGCGCGTGACAGCGGCTTGAGCCGCTTTCAGCTGCTGCGGGCGTTTGCCAGGGCCACGGGGCTCACGCCGCACGCCTATCTGGTCCAGCGCCGCGTCGACGCGGCAAGGCGGCTGATCCGGCGCGGCACGCCGCTGGCCGAGGCGGCCGCGGCCTGCGGATTCTCGGACCAGAGCCACATGACCCGGATTTTCACCCGCAAATACGGCATATCGCCCGGCGCCTATGCCGAAGCCGTGAACTGA
- a CDS encoding sigma-70 family RNA polymerase sigma factor gives MTNDTDRDLVGRVAKGDRAAVRLLFMRHHARVYRFVARQTGSEAMADDIANEVFLELWRQAPRFEGRSEVSTWLLGIARFKALSHLRKKSEAWIDDDDAAAVADTADTPEVTVLKENKAAALRRMVDALPEEHRTVVDLAYYHGKSVAEIGEILSIPVATVKTRMFYARKKLGEALKASGHDRGWP, from the coding sequence ATGACGAACGATACCGATCGTGACCTGGTCGGCCGCGTCGCCAAGGGCGATCGCGCCGCCGTGCGGCTTCTGTTCATGCGCCACCACGCGCGGGTCTACCGCTTCGTGGCGCGCCAGACGGGATCGGAAGCGATGGCGGACGACATAGCCAACGAAGTTTTTCTGGAGCTGTGGCGGCAGGCGCCGCGCTTCGAAGGTCGGTCGGAAGTCTCGACCTGGCTGCTCGGCATTGCCCGCTTCAAGGCGCTGTCGCATCTGCGCAAGAAAAGCGAGGCGTGGATCGACGATGACGACGCCGCGGCCGTGGCGGATACCGCCGACACGCCGGAAGTGACGGTGCTGAAGGAGAACAAGGCGGCTGCGCTGCGGCGTATGGTCGACGCGCTGCCCGAGGAGCATCGCACCGTGGTCGACCTCGCCTACTATCACGGCAAATCGGTCGCCGAGATCGGCGAGATCCTTTCGATACCTGTGGCGACGGTGAAGACCCGGATGTTCTATGCCCGCAAGAAGCTCGGCGAGGCGTTGAAGGCCTCCGGGCACGACAGGGGTTGGCCATGA